A stretch of [Clostridium] innocuum DNA encodes these proteins:
- the tnpB gene encoding IS200/IS605 family element transposase accessory protein TnpB — MNVIRQKHHSTPIHIIDHDHRFVSMQHLDGFFKLRDQIDYRALPAQANQNVLHMLYRDWKSFFAALADYKAHPDKYEAIPHIPRYADKDGYKPLIFTNQICKLRKDKHGWYVKFPKAVLQAGCVRDRYDLGKMDLHEQKLKEVRLIPNGDTIKLEIVCEIEIKEPTITIHEATRVTGIDIGVDNLMAIAFTSGHHPVLIKGNEIKAVNQYYNKQIAHYRSLLRTGKKDSKGIHQTKRMKRISEKRNRRVKDILHKASRKIINLCVEEGIEVIVVGNNAGWKKRIHMGKKNNQTFVQIPFRTLIEMIKYKGEAAGIRVVVCEEAIQSKASSIDEDQIPVYGNDVAHTFTGKRIKRGLYRSKWHSNECRYQWSKQYHTKSISMYARARAME, encoded by the coding sequence TTGAATGTCATACGTCAAAAGCATCATAGCACACCAATCCACATCATTGATCATGATCATCGCTTTGTTTCCATGCAGCATCTGGATGGTTTTTTTAAATTGCGTGACCAGATCGATTACCGTGCTCTTCCTGCGCAGGCAAATCAGAATGTTTTGCATATGCTGTATCGTGACTGGAAAAGCTTTTTTGCTGCTTTAGCTGATTACAAAGCACATCCAGACAAATATGAAGCAATCCCCCATATCCCTCGATATGCAGACAAAGACGGTTATAAACCCTTGATCTTTACCAATCAGATATGCAAACTGAGAAAAGACAAACATGGTTGGTATGTAAAGTTTCCTAAGGCAGTGCTGCAGGCAGGGTGTGTACGTGATCGATATGATCTTGGTAAGATGGATCTGCATGAACAGAAGCTGAAGGAAGTACGTCTGATTCCCAATGGAGATACTATCAAGCTTGAAATCGTATGCGAGATAGAAATCAAGGAACCGACGATTACAATCCATGAGGCAACCAGAGTAACCGGCATTGATATTGGTGTCGATAATCTGATGGCGATTGCGTTTACGAGTGGACACCACCCTGTGCTGATAAAAGGAAATGAAATAAAAGCAGTCAATCAATACTATAACAAACAGATCGCACATTACCGTTCACTGCTAAGAACTGGAAAGAAGGATAGCAAAGGGATCCATCAAACAAAACGAATGAAACGTATCAGCGAAAAGCGAAATCGACGTGTAAAGGATATCCTGCACAAGGCATCAAGAAAAATAATAAATCTATGTGTGGAGGAAGGAATTGAAGTTATCGTCGTAGGGAATAATGCGGGTTGGAAGAAGCGTATCCATATGGGGAAGAAGAACAATCAGACATTTGTGCAGATACCGTTTCGTACGCTGATCGAAATGATCAAATACAAAGGAGAAGCGGCAGGGATCAGAGTAGTGGTCTGTGAAGAAGCAATACAATCGAAGGCTAGTTCCATTGACGAGGATCAGATACCAGTCTATGGAAACGATGTAGCGCATACCTTCACAGGGAAAAGAATCAAGCGAGGATTGTACAGAAGCAAATGGCATTCTAATGAATGCCGATATCAATGGAGCAAGCAATATCATACGAAAAGTATATCCATGTATGCCAGAGCGAGAGCGATGGAGTAG